tatccgaatccgaacccatttttcaaaaattgctaaaattttatgaaaatgtattttttagGGGGAAAAATAAATAtgctaaaaaattgaaattaataatactaaaagAACACACTCTAATCAAGATCACATACATAGCAGCAAGCAAAAGATCCTGTGCAATTTTAGAAGACTAATGATATACAGTATATGCTAAGTTCGTTATCCATCTGGCAACAAGCAACACTAATAAGAAATTGAAACCCAGATGACAAACATACCCTAATAAGAATTGAGAGTAACGCGGGGAGATAAGATTTTGTGTCTTTGCGGCGGCGAAGTGAGGAGGTTTTGTGGGACTGATAGAATCGAAGACTGAGGGATGAGGGTTTGGCTTCTGAGTTCTGGCCTCTTGGGGTcttttaatctttatttttcaattcTCATTGCTATGGCTTGATTTATTAAGATGTTATATTCTTAATAGTAAATAACATGTTCTACTTTTTAAAGTTGAATTtagaattaaatttaataaaatatgcatATGCTTagtagattttataatataagtattattataaatatattttaaactaaataaaatattatattatacataatatttatttatttattatttatttttcggattcggatatttACGGATTCGGATGTGCCTATATCCGTATCTGTATCCTAAATACTCAGAttcagatacggataatatccggctgatgtcggatacggataatatccgttttttTTTCCGGATACGAATACAGATATTTCGAACGGATATCGGATTTTTCGAATTATTTTGACAGCCCTACCATAGCTGATCCAGTTAATAGTTAAATTCAAGATCCATTATTCTCTTAGAAAATGCAGTATATGAACCTGAACACAATTCATTTCAAAAGAAGTTGTAAAGGGTGAATAGTCCTTTCTCAAAATTTTAGCTCACAGTTATCCTGGGTTACTACGATGATAAGATAAAATGCAAATAGCACAACCCAATATTTGCATGCTGATACTGAATCTACATCTTTAAGATTGGATGTTAAGGCTGGAAATATTTagtttgataaataatattttggtgTCTACGTTTATGTCACCAGATATAACCCGTACGTACAAGCTAGAAGCAGGATTGACCAGCTGAAGCGGTTGGGCCACAGTATAGATAAGGTATATGATAACTGCTAATTCATTGAGAATATTTATGTTTTAGCCGTTCGACTATGTGAAACTTGTTTAGATTATACATCGGAAAGCATAatggttttatattttattgatgtGTTATGATCAGGTCGAGTTCATCTTGATGGGTGGTACTTTCATGTCATTGCCTGCAGAATATCGAGATTACTTCACAAGGAATCTTCATGATGCTTTATCAGGACATACATCTGCAAATGTGGAAGAGGCAGTTGCCTACTCTGAACACAGTGCAATAAAGTGTATTGGAATGACTATTGAGAAGTGAGTTCAATTATACTTTTTAAtgtattcaatttttaataaaatcaaatgTATTAGTTTCAATTTTTCATTGATACTTCATGGTTTGTCCAGTGATCAAACTATGGAGCATTGTAGAACAggattgggggggggggggggggggggggatacaATTATGTAGAATTTCTGTTTTATTGAAGTTTTCTGTAATGACAATAAGTTAAATAAAATCTCACGAGACTTTGAAATAGTTTTGGATGCAAGAGTATTAAGGCTTTCTATTTCCCAACAATAATTGCTGGTGAAATGAAACAGTTTTATACTACATTCTAGATTGAACTACTTGATGATATTTCTGGATAGGAGAATGGCAAGCTGAAAATAAGATCATGACTGAAATTATTAGGATGAGAATGCAGGGACCCCACATAGGCCACATTTGCTGCTCGCATACTCTAGAAGTACAAGGGCAATAAAGGGAAAACAGAGTAAATACAGGGGCTTAGTTGGAATTTAAATAGAAGTAAGTTTGGGAAAGGAGAAAACATTATTTGTTTAGTAAAGGACAAGCTTGAGAGGCAAGTTGAGTCTTTGAGCATTATCTTGTAGGAGAGTTCAATCAATGGTTGGCGAGGCTGTATTGGGGTTCTTGTGTTATATATAGCTCATCAATATAGTCATATACTCATATCCTGTCATTATCTGGATTTCAGTTCTATTGGAGCATTTTGAGTACCAGTATTTCTCTTCTGTTTCAGTGTGTTTAAGTTGGCTTTATTGTAATTCCCAGCAGATAAGTCAACACTCTCACTTTCGATTTTGGAGAACAGAATCCTAGCCTTCTATTACCCGATTCATTATTTCACCTAAAGTACCCACGCTGAACACTCTACACTCAAATTTGGACGTAGTTATGCATTCAAGACTTAATTTTTGGCCAGAAATGTTCAAATTCTTTCATCCTGTAGTCAAGTGCAACACTTACAAACGTATTGAGCACTTCCACACAAGTCCACATGTAGATGCTAGCCTAGTAGATCATTTTAATTTTGGCTAAAGTAATTAGGAAAGAAACAAATGTAAACCATTGTGTCACACGTATAACCTCCAGTGAGAGAATTTTGGTCGGTTATAAATTGTATGTTTCCATTTTGAGTTTTCTGCACATGCCTGTCAAAACCGTGAGTTTGGTTGTTTAATTGGATTTTCGTTGTGTTGAATGCATGAATTCGGGATACCTATTATTTAGATCATGTGCTTTTTCCGCCTGAGATCGTTTAACATGAGGTCAGGGTTAAAACTTAAGGGGGTTAAATCACTATAATAATGATATGTTCTTAAGGACTGTACAAGTACGATAGGTAAAAGAGTAGTTGTGTGTGCTAATTTCAACTGCAGCATTTTTTCaacaaaataatgattaatattttgttgTCAATTTTGGAGGCCAGATTACTGCCTTGGGCCTCATTTAAGGCAGATGCTTTCTTACGGCTGTACACGTCTGGAAATTGGAGGACAGAGCACATATGAAAATGTGGCTCGTGACACTAATAGAGGCCACACAGTAGCTGCTGTGGCTGATTGCTTTTGCCTCGCAAAAGATGCTGGGTTTAaggtgttttttttataatgtctATCAAATATCACatatagaagtatgttttacACTCTTTAACTTTCTGGAATACAAAGCACCTCGACCATTAGGGTGAGACAccattaatatttgtatttcaACTTACGGTTCATCCATTAGGACTCAAGATACCATTAAAAAGGGACTATAAAGTTGATATAGGCCTTTATGAAGTGAAATTTCCCCAAATATCCCCTTCTATGTAGCTTCCAAGCCTACATGTAAACATTCTTTCATTGTTATGATTGCATCTGATTTAACAGTAGTCATGTATTAGGTTGTTGCTCATATGATGCCTGATCTTCCAAATGTTGGTGTTGAGAGGGACTTGGAAAGTTTTAAGGAATTTTTTGAAAGCCCTTTATTCAGAACAGATGGTCTCAAAATCTACCCCACACTTGTTATCCGTGGAATTGGACTTTATGAACTTTGGAAAACAGGAAGGTATGTAATTGTGTCATTTCAGATTTACTGGAGGATATATTTGGTTCTTGTTGTTTGCTTATATAATCTGATGAATGGATATCTGGTTTTAAGAAATACTCTCTTTTTAAGGTACTGACATTAGTGGTGGAGCCAGACTCCGACCCTGCCAGACAAAAAAATTGCAGGCAAAAACTAAATTGAgacaaaatattgaaatttaggATCATAGAATATAAATTAGacatttgaatatattttgcaATCTTGTTAAAAAATAAGTATCTCGTTCACTTTTGAGTGGCAGACAAGGTAGATAGAAAATGAAAAGACAATATAAATGACTACTAGAGAAAAAGGAAGGCAATCTATATAAAAGAAAGGTCGAATTGTACCTGAAAGAACATGCACGGGGCAGACTGTGAAGATGCCAATCAGATTCAACAGCTATGTGATGATAAATAACACTAACACTTGTTACAATTTTTTTCCCCTGAACCTAGTGGGGTAGGCCCGCCTGCCCTGCCTAAATCAGTAAATCTGCCACTAATTGGTATCTATTAAAAAGGCTGAAAGTTAGCTAATTAACATATGTACTATACAGGTATAGAAACTATCCACCTGAACAGCTTGTGGACATTGTATCTCGGATTTTAGCAATGGTACCCCCCTGGACACGTGTTTATAGAGTCCAACGGGATATTCCAATGCCACTAGTTACTTCTGGAGTTGAGAAAGGGAATCTTCGGGAACTAGCTTTAGCTCGGATGGATGATTTGGGGTTGAAATGCCGAGATGTTCGGACCCATGAAGCTGGTATTCAGGTAAATGAACACTGTAATACTTCCCTGGGATTCATCGAAGTAGGTTAGTGATAACTGTCATAGTCAATTCTCTATTTTTGTTCTTTTAAGACATTCACCACATATAAAGCCAGGAGAAGTTGAGCTTGTTCGCCGTGATTATACTGCGAACGAGGGTTGGGAAACTTTTCGTATGAAGATACTCGCCAGGTAACCAAGATTGTCTCCCCTTGGTACCACATCCCATAGTTCTTTTATGGGGGTGGTTTTAAGATAATTACAATTCGGTATATTCTAGTTCTTTACTTCCTTTTCATTAAAGTAAAATGGACGACACTTATATTAAAGATCATGAcatgtaattaaaaaatttcactcGACTTGTACAAAATTCTCTCTCTATGTTTAACCTGTTAAAAGCGTACTAGCCTGAGATTACTTTTCCATTTCCATTAACTCAGTTTGTAATATAAGATCAGTGCTATCATGCTTAAGCTACCAAATTCTTTGCCAAAAAGATATTTTCTGCGCATTTTACCTGCCGTCTTAGGAACTTGTTTTGGGATAGGGGGAGTACAAGGTTATTTAGGGTATTTAGTGTGTAGTAGCTTAGCAAGCTTAGCTCAATTTGATATAATCCTTTTTGCATCTGTATTTTAGGATATTCTTGTTGGATTACTGCGGCTGCGAAAATGTGGAAGGAACACCACTTGCCCTGAACTCCTTGGTAAATGTTCTATTGTTCGTGAACTTCATGTTTATGGTACAGCAGTTCCAGTACATGGCCGTGATGCTAATAACCTGCAACATCAGGTAATTGCTTTATCAATTGGAACTGTTAAAGAAAATATGTATACATGTATAGTAGATATGGTTGTTACAAAATTCATGTATGACCCTCGGATATGCACCAATAGCTAGGTTTGCCATTATTTTATACGGGAAATTGCTATCTGAAACCTGTTTGCTTATTCTTTGTTGATGAATTCTCAGGGTTATGGCACACTGCTAATGGAGGAGGCAGAACGAATTGCTCGTAGAGAGCACAGGACCAAAAAGATAGCTGTTATTTCTGGTGTAGGAACGCGGCACTATTATAGGAAGTTGGGTTATGAACTTGAAGGACCTTACATGGTAAAGTATCTTGTATAAGATAAGGGGGCTGTTtgtcttctgcttttcttgacctgtttgtgtaaataagtagaagcacttttaaaatgCTGAGCATGCTAGCTTCTCTcagagcttctgcttcttttccaaacactttattaacttatccACTTCTGACTTTtgatccacttctttactttaaactcggaatcactttttttaagtttgcccaaATGGCCCAAGATCATTGCTGAAGTTTTCTAAGCTATCTTTAGGGCAGGGCTGTCTCTGATCTTATTGTTCTAATTCAACATATGTATAGTGTATGATAGTTTTGTTATGGGTTAATTATAAAGTGGATCACTTATTCCGGCCTCATGTATCATCTGTATCACTTCACTGTGAAAATTTTGGTCTCACATGAACCACTTAACAGACTAACAGTGACATTCCGTTAAATGAAATTAAGAAAGCTAACGGAAGGTGAGGTGGCTTAACGGTAGGTGAGCTGGCTGTTGACTGTGTACTCTCATTCGCTTAATTTATTGCAGAGTAGATTTAAGTGTGCATCAGGGGCTTAATAACTTTCTACGGTTATTACCataaaatcttttattttttttaatttatttactttccagttttattaatagaaattctttattttttttttatttgatttatttactttttagtgttattaatataaaatcttttatcttattattttttgtatttgatttatttactttctaattttttttgaaacaaatttactttctagttttattaatagaaaatctttatttttatttttttgtatttgattcatttactttctagttttattaatagaaaatctttattttatttttttgtatttgatttatttactttctagTTTTACTAATAgacaatcttttattttattttattttgtatttgatttatttacatTCCAGTGTTATTAATAgaaaatcttttattttattttttgtatctaatttatttactttctagttttattaatagaaaatcttttattttattttattttatttttttatttactatctagttttattaatagatttttttttgtatttgatttatttactttctagcagaattgaaaaaattgagagttgcaaaatttgaataaaatttaaaattaagcataaatacttCAGTTTCAAAAGAACAAGCAAACTAGTCTGTTCAACATTATGGTTCCCTGACCAAACATAAACgtaaatataattgttttaaaagaaaattgaaaTCAGTGGATGTTCCACTGCAAAAGGGCAAACATATTTGTTGCTGCCACTAGACCTGTGATTGCTGTGAAGCTCGAACACTTCCCTGTGATAGCTGTGAGTTCTGAAGATTAAGATAAGGCCTCCTTGTTTTGACTTTAGGCTGCACCACAACTTTTTCCTTGCCTTTACCATACTGTGTTTCTTGACGTTTATGTTGTGAGCATACTTCTGGCTCCTTGATCAAAATTCCCTTCTCCTTTCTCCTTACTGGTAGTTTTGGCCTCTTAACTGGTTGATTTTTTGAAGTTTTGGCTGCCAGTTCTTCAATCACCTCTGCAGTGGTACCACTCTCTTCAACATTACTTGCATTTTTAGATGCACTTTCTTCAACAATTGGTGCATTATTAGGTGCACCTTCTTTGACATTAAGTGCATTTTTCAGAGGACATCTGGTACACCTATGTCCTGGCTGCCTGCAAAGGCTGCAATGTTGTTTCTTTCCTGATGGTGCTCTTTGAATTATTGGTTGGCTGCTTCTACTTCTATTTCCACCTTCCCACTCTTCTCTTCTTCGTTGTTTCTTGGGTCTTCCTCTTAATTTCTTTAGTATGTATGGTGGCAACAATTCCTCTGTAGAGTGACTTTCCCAAAATTCTTCACCTTTCAATGCAGCAAGAGGATGATTATAGGATGTCAAGTACATTTCTCTAGTATAATACCTGGATACATAAGCCTGTGGATCCTCTGCCACCGCATGAGCACACGGTATGCCAGTCAAATCAAACACTCTACAATCACATTTTCTATCAACCAAGTCCATAGTCAAAGTACTACTTCCATTTTTTACCTACATAATAATTGAGAGTACtaatttttcacaataaaacatacgtaaaaaacataaaattgagGAGTCTAAATCTAGATTCATACCACAAATGTCCTCATGCCATCCCAACTAGCCCTCCATTCCCTTGATTGTGTAACTGCAATGTCTAGCTTTTTTTTAATTCTCGGACAAATTTGAAACTCACTGCCTTCCATGGACTCCCTATTTTCTCTGATTCTAACCATCAGCTTGTAGTGAATCTCTTGCAACATGTCAAGCAGGGGtaaaaatctataaaaaaagACGGTGCATCAATTTTTTCGTCGAAGCATCTTAGTGCATCAATTATATTACTTCAAAACATACCTTTCATTGATAATCCAAGCATTAAAAGACTCTGACGTATTATTTTCAACATTATCAGTGCAAGAATGAGTCTCAAAAAAAGCCTTGCACCATGTCTTTGGATCTTTTTGTACAAGTGCTTCGTAAGCAGGCTTAGAGGCTCTCTCCATGGCTTTCATTGCTCTCTGATGTGCAAGGCTTAGAGGCTCTCTCCATGGCTTTCATTGCTCTCTGATGTGCAACCTTGTGTGTTGCACAAGATATTGTCCAAAACAAATTTCTAATATGATTAACTTTAAAccttcaattcaattcaattataGTTTTCAAGTTACAACCAGCTAATAAAATGCAAGAAGGtaattaacttaaaattaaattagacTAAATTTACCTATTCCTGAAGTTAGTGCATAGATGCCTGCAACAATTTCTATGTTCAATTTTCGGTAAATATTCCTTCACAGCCAACTCTGGGCCCTGTATTACAAGATAAATCAGAAAAATCACACCAATTTCAGTCGACAACAcaccaaaaaagaaaataaatgaaatacatAACAAAACCATACCTTCTGCTGATCGGATATTATTGTGTAACCCTTTCCATCCCCAAGGCTCAGATCATCCCTTAGCAAATCAATAAACCACTTCCAGCTGTCTGCATTTTCACTCTCAACTACAGCATAAGCTACCGGATACATCTGGTTGTTTCCGTCCCTCCCCACAGCAGATAACATTTGTCCTCCACATACTGTCTTAAGGAAACACCCATCTAGTCCCAAAATTGGCCTACAACCTTGCTTCCAACCCTCCTTCAAAGCATGATAGCATATGTAAATTCTTTTGAATTTGTTAGGATCACTTTCATTTAATCTTGTAGTTCTTATGTCAACCCTGTTTTGTGGATTGTTGAGCAGAATTTGGTAGCCAAAATCTCTTACACTTGAGTAATGTTGCTTCAAACTCTCGAAAACACCTTCTAGTGCAGCTTTTCTTACTCTTATAAGTTTTATCCTTGACAATTCTATCTCCAGATCATGTCTAATTGTTTCAACTATTTCTTTAATTTTCCAAGTGGGGTTTTTCCTTATCCTCTCACCATAAATTTCTGTTAAGTGCTTGACAGATGCAAGCTTGTTGTTGTATGGTTTTGTACACAAATGCTCAACCACCAGTGTTTTTATCTCCACCGTTTCAGAGTCCTTTATTCTACTACACCAGATGTAGAAGGGACATTTGGTCTCACACACAACTTGTGCCCTGTGTGGATCATTAGTGTTAAATTGAACGACCCTTCTCTCACTTAATCCATAGTTTATAACAGCCTTCCTGAATTCTTCCATAGAACCAAACCTCATGCCCGGAGAGAACTTAATCCCATCTGTTATCTTCTTTGGATTATAGAAAGAATGCTTCCTTTTCTTAGAATTTTTCACAGGTGGTGGACCTATGTAACCCTTCTTCACAGCCTCATCCTCACTTGATGATGACAAAGACATTAGTTCATCACTCAAGTAGTCTTCTTCCTCAATATTTTTCTCCCTTTCTTTGATCATTGTTCtccttaattcaaaatttattttgttagccTCAGCTGCTTTTCTAATTCTCCTTTTATTAACAATTTTCATTAACTCCCCATCACTGCCATCAGTGTAAAACTCAGGCTCATCACTCTTAAAATCTTGGCCCTCTACAACATAATCTGGATCATCCTCAGAGGAACTATCACCCAACTCCTTTTCACCCATCAATTTCTCTTCTCTAATAACATCTTCTGTTTGCAAATCTTCAAGATCAAAGTGGTCGACAAACAAATTATGCAACCAAATGGCTTACATATCTCTATCATCTCCTTTAtgccatcatcatcattatataAAATCCTGACATTATTATCAAAGGAGTGACCATCGTTCTGAAAATATACCAATGAATTACCAATATCGTATCCAAACGCAACCGAGTAGCGTTCTAAATCAGCAAAATACATTTTCTCCGTATCTTCCACTAATTCATCTACCTTACCCCCCACATACTGTACGATACCATTCGGTGTGTGCATAAAATATCCTCGATGATGCACACGAACATCTATTCAACCCATTCTGTTTATATTAACATGGaaactacaaaaaattataacacaGAAGGCAATACAAACACACAAAAAGTAACGAGAGCATGCAACCTTAAAATGAACAGTAAATGTCTGTTTAAAGTTCAAAGATCGTACCTTGATGCTAATAATCAACAAAATGATTATGATTATTGTTGATTATGCTTGATTCGCTCGTACTTGAAATGGGCCAGAGTTTTACGGTGAGAACCGATTCAGTTCTTGGCGCGCGTCTTTGTCTGGAGTTTATGATGTCTCCACCCGTTTCTTTTGATCCAgtgtttttcttttgttttcttttagtttctttttagtttatttgttaagtttaaatttattttatttctttgatcCACATAAGCGCCATGTCACTAGAGCTTAACGAAAAAGGTTAACTTTAACGTCCATTTTAATTTGATCTAACGGCATGCAATCATTAGTCTACCGAGTGGTTTatgtgagaccaaaaatttcgtAGTGATGCGGATGATACATTAGAATGGAATAAATGATccagttgataattaacccgttttGTTATAGTCCTGAATTCAGATCATCTGGAAAAAAGTAGTTTAAGTTTTTTCCATATACAGCGActtgataaattatttaacgcaattaatattgaatgtttatattatgtaatgatatttttcatttgttttgttgGTATATTGTGCTAAATATTCTTTGGCCAAAAAAATGTTGTGCAAGATAAGTTCAGCTGTAACAGACATCGAATATCTTCCTCTGTTTTTGTCAGTCATAAAAAAATGTTacttatgatttatgaatagaacTTTGTAATacctaatactccctccgtcccaccaggaagcttacgttcactgtttgcacgcattttgaggctcttataaagtatagttcaataatgtttttttttaatttttttttaataaaagtttaaacgtcaaactttttttcaggatttttttccgaaaaaaatacattatggAACCATAATTTATAGgggtctcaaaatgcgtgccaaaaagtaacgtaaagaacctggtgagACTGAAGGAGtatctttttaagaaaaatatttttcttatatatattaatatacaaacatgtataaattagttttgctattatatgtaaAATCGTGAATTAGATTTAATCAGCAAGGGAAAGCGCAAATTGGATTTATTGGATTAATTGAAAAACAGGAGATCTAATCAGTCAGCAGGCTAGATAAATTATGGTGATTAATCTGATCAAGCGGAGATTAAtggaaaaatagaaaattttatCAGTCAGTGTCGTGGTTATTAATGCACCGACTTTCAAAATAAGTAGTTGAGAAGCCGGGCGTCGCAGCGgtgtataaaaattatattaataattcaaaattgatatttgtaagataaaataaatgtgtgacagtctataaaaattatattaatgattcaaaattaatatttgtagaataaataaattttatattataaacatctcgatgcaataccaatattaatatacaaaattacaaaattggactataatttatgagtgaaaaaaatgaaaataaatttttatatctaaTTAGCGATTTAAaacatgacgaatcttaattttagttgtgtttttttaaaaagtaatcatgtttttcactaacattgtcattaatttCCAAACACTACTTCATAGACATATATACCATGCCCTACATGTAAAAAGCATACGGCTCTTTAACAGGAactgattgatgacatctaGCCATATACATTGATTGACCAATAAAACAGACAATAAATTTGCAAAAACATAAGTGCGTGAaagtcaaaaagatattgagataCAACTCCGAAACCATCTCTAATTTTAATAGGAATAAACATTATATTCTAATTATACGAACAATATTAATCATTTCGGGACGTATGAATTCTAATTCATGCAGGTGTATATTAGTGAAGCCTTCCTCCAATTTCTCTCGATTGGTTGTCCgcaaaaacatcaatttaaattcaTGAGATATCAGTCTACTCtcacatccgacaaactcttactcttgtcAATCAATCATTTCTATCGCCATTGGCACCACCAGCGAGGAGGGTCGTGATATTCACAGAGAGAGAGTAGAGTAGactgtgtttagatgatccaaaatccttcGACCTATCGGGGTATTTACAGGTGCAGAGAGACTGTATGCTATTCtattccataattaaataatctgaaacagaatcagattaaaaaacttgcaagttactatattacataaataatctaaaacagaatcagattaatttattccaagatatatatcatatcaattaatctgaaataaaaaaagtaatttttatttttgatagttttttcatccaaaattccaataatctgaaacagaatcagattaaaaaacttgcatgCGGCTATATTCGATAATAATCTacttatgtatgtatattaaaGGCAGGGCAAAAAAGCAAGAAAATTGTTTGTGAAATTCCATATATGCCCTCAATTTTCACAGAATTTCTGCACTACCTTCGGCTATTCGTTTTCTTTGTAACCCTCGACCGTTTCTCCGATTTGTGTAAAGACAGAATTGATATATCCCAACGGGAGTGACCGATACCATTTTGTGTTGGTTGTCGGAACTCGGAACCCTTGCCATTTGTATGCTTGCCGGCTTTCTGCGTACCTATTTGGAAATTGAGAGATTGGAGCGTGGCGCCCGGGAATCTAGGGGAGGATATGGATGGCCGGTTCGGAGGCAACGCGATCGGTAAGAGTCGAACCAGAAAGATGTGTAGACTGTGATTATGTGTGTGGACTAGTGTGTATAGGTGTGTGTTTGCAATTGTGTTCTGTTAAGGGACAATGCTTTGCAAATTGTCTGTGCAACTTTGCGTACAATTGTTTGACATTTATGGATAGTTTTGTCATGTGTTTGTCCATGTTCTTGGCAAACATTGAACACTCTGGCAGTTGATAGAACTGGAACGAACTTAATCT
This genomic window from Daucus carota subsp. sativus chromosome 7, DH1 v3.0, whole genome shotgun sequence contains:
- the LOC108194949 gene encoding elongator complex protein 3-like isoform X1, translated to MGGTFMSLPAEYRDYFTRNLHDALSGHTSANVEEAVAYSEHSAIKCIGMTIEKRPDYCLGPHLRQMLSYGCTRLEIGGQSTYENVARDTNRGHTVAAVADCFCLAKDAGFKVVAHMMPDLPNVGVERDLESFKEFFESPLFRTDGLKIYPTLVIRGIGLYELWKTGRYRNYPPEQLVDIVSRILAMVPPWTRVYRVQRDIPMPLVTSGVEKGNLRELALARMDDLGLKCRDVRTHEAGIQDILVGLLRLRKCGRNTTCPELLGKCSIVRELHVYGTAVPVHGRDANNLQHQGYGTLLMEEAERIARREHRTKKIAVISGVGTRHYYRKLGYELEGPYMVKYLV
- the LOC108194949 gene encoding elongator complex protein 3-like isoform X2 — protein: MGGTFMSLPAEYRDYFTRNLHDALSGHTSANVEEAVAYSEHSAIKCIGMTIEKPDYCLGPHLRQMLSYGCTRLEIGGQSTYENVARDTNRGHTVAAVADCFCLAKDAGFKVVAHMMPDLPNVGVERDLESFKEFFESPLFRTDGLKIYPTLVIRGIGLYELWKTGRYRNYPPEQLVDIVSRILAMVPPWTRVYRVQRDIPMPLVTSGVEKGNLRELALARMDDLGLKCRDVRTHEAGIQDILVGLLRLRKCGRNTTCPELLGKCSIVRELHVYGTAVPVHGRDANNLQHQGYGTLLMEEAERIARREHRTKKIAVISGVGTRHYYRKLGYELEGPYMVKYLV
- the LOC108194949 gene encoding elongator complex protein 3-like isoform X3, with the protein product MGGTFMSLPAEYRDYFTRNLHDALSGHTSANVEEAVAYSEHSAIKCIGMTIEKRPDYCLGPHLRQMLSYGCTRLEIGGQSTYENVARDTNRGHTVAAVADCFCLAKDAGFKVVAHMMPDLPNVGVERDLESFKEFFESPLFRTDGLKIYPTLVIRGIGLYELWKTGRYRNYPPEQLVDIVSRILAMVPPWTRVYRVQRDIPMPLVTSGVEKGNLRELALARMDDLGLKCRDVRTHEAGIQPGEVELVRRDYTANEGWETFRMKILARIFLLDYCGCENVEGTPLALNSLVNVLLFVNFMFMVQQFQYMAVMLITCNIRVMAHC
- the LOC135148002 gene encoding uncharacterized protein LOC135148002, yielding MYFADLERYSVAFGYDIGNSLVYFQNDGHSFDNNVRILYNDDDGIKEMIEIYLQTEDVIREEKLMGEKELGDSSSEDDPDYVVEGQDFKSDEPEFYTDGSDGELMKIVNKRRIRKAAEANKINFELRRTMIKEREKNIEEEDYLSDELMSLSSSSEDEAVKKGYIGPPPVKNSKKRKHSFYNPKKITDGIKFSPGMRFGSMEEFRKAVINYGLSERRVVQFNTNDPHRAQVVCETKCPFYIWCSRIKDSETVEIKTLVVEHLCTKPYNNKLASVKHLTEIYGERIRKNPTWKIKEIVETIRHDLEIELSRIKLIRVRKAALEGVFESLKQHYSSVRDFGYQILLNNPQNRVDIRTTRLNESDPNKFKRIYICYHALKEGWKQGCRPILGLDGCFLKTVCGGQMLSAVGRDGNNQMYPVAYAVVESENADSWKWFIDLLRDDLSLGDGKGYTIISDQQKGPELAVKEYLPKIEHRNCCRHLCTNFRNR
- the LOC108194949 gene encoding elongator complex protein 3-like isoform X4; amino-acid sequence: MGGTFMSLPAEYRDYFTRNLHDALSGHTSANVEEAVAYSEHSAIKCIGMTIEKPDYCLGPHLRQMLSYGCTRLEIGGQSTYENVARDTNRGHTVAAVADCFCLAKDAGFKVVAHMMPDLPNVGVERDLESFKEFFESPLFRTDGLKIYPTLVIRGIGLYELWKTGRYRNYPPEQLVDIVSRILAMVPPWTRVYRVQRDIPMPLVTSGVEKGNLRELALARMDDLGLKCRDVRTHEAGIQPGEVELVRRDYTANEGWETFRMKILARIFLLDYCGCENVEGTPLALNSLVNVLLFVNFMFMVQQFQYMAVMLITCNIRVMAHC
- the LOC108194949 gene encoding elongator complex protein 3-like isoform X5, with translation MLSYGCTRLEIGGQSTYENVARDTNRGHTVAAVADCFCLAKDAGFKVVAHMMPDLPNVGVERDLESFKEFFESPLFRTDGLKIYPTLVIRGIGLYELWKTGRYRNYPPEQLVDIVSRILAMVPPWTRVYRVQRDIPMPLVTSGVEKGNLRELALARMDDLGLKCRDVRTHEAGIQDILVGLLRLRKCGRNTTCPELLGKCSIVRELHVYGTAVPVHGRDANNLQHQGYGTLLMEEAERIARREHRTKKIAVISGVGTRHYYRKLGYELEGPYMVKYLV